A section of the Asticcacaulis sp. EMRT-3 genome encodes:
- a CDS encoding helicase-related protein: MTDLAPTEPSAALPLIHAVSDARLMAVLGPTNTGKTHYAIERMCGYASGMIGLPLRLLAREIYERVVAIKGVNAVALITGEEKIIPRLPSYFVCTVEAMPLERSVDFLCVDEIQLCGDAERGHVFTDRLLHARGRFETLFLGAATFRPLFHRLFPGAAIMMRDRLSHLSYAGQKKLTRLPKRTAIVAFSTEKVYAIAELIRRQRGGAAVVMGGLSPKTRNAQVDLFQRGEVDFLVATDAIGMGLNMDIQHVAFSGLNKFDGKSSRHLTAQEIGQIAGRAGRHMQDGTFGVTGECHELDEDLVHAIENHQFTPLDAAQWRNHKLDFSTLDALLKSLTLPSHTPGLHLAKEALDEKALRALAQDEEIAAKIRNPVSLRALWEACQLPDFRKVGLDEYLKLVSFLFWSRLSPDGLIPEEWFEAQLDDLDKMANSDNSTSDIDTLSSRLSGVRTLSYIAHRGAWLKRIEHWRERTRDLEDRLSDKLHEALMQRFIDARTSALLKALDSDEAPRPEVTPEGQVIIEGHSVGELKGLSFRLSTSQSLIEDKALRQAAFRAVRPVLIDRLRALGQSASKAFRIRSQQVLWNHEPVAEIEPGDYFTPRLRLIDGPDHPALTEHAIKRIGDYVRQTAQHQFKSLWKVKQAADAEGTAANVRAIAFRLYENGGVLHRDETLKLSPEDKAALKALGVAGHRYAWFLPDMLSPKLRPLLQAFGKLEGGPAEGQRQASQKGQLLLDNYGPVSMKTLSQLDRIMNGGRFQKGAIYVKPSDFAALGLSETQRDKLLQALGLVKVEPITVGEPVPVVAPAEDAPEAMAGKRRRRRGRKAAAVAEASPVTEAASETAGDVSEAVVEPTIGEAAPDVPEAPQAGVETVEAVAAAEPPAPLAEAPEITAPVTETREVELIGWRQKSLEPRPARPARHRRSAEDKPRQERKAEAGRGPRTGGKGGKPEGKASAKPGEPKRSNEPYINPFSPFADLRARLDSKVGQD; the protein is encoded by the coding sequence GTGACCGATCTTGCCCCCACCGAACCGTCCGCCGCCCTGCCGCTGATCCATGCTGTCAGCGACGCCAGGCTCATGGCTGTGCTTGGCCCCACCAATACCGGCAAAACCCATTACGCTATCGAGCGCATGTGCGGCTATGCGTCTGGCATGATCGGCCTGCCCTTGAGGCTGCTGGCGCGTGAGATTTACGAGCGCGTGGTGGCCATCAAGGGCGTCAATGCCGTGGCCCTGATCACCGGCGAGGAAAAGATCATTCCGCGCCTGCCGTCCTATTTCGTCTGCACGGTCGAGGCCATGCCGCTGGAGCGCAGCGTCGATTTCCTGTGCGTCGATGAAATTCAGCTCTGCGGCGATGCCGAGCGCGGTCATGTGTTCACCGATCGGTTGCTGCATGCGCGCGGCCGTTTTGAAACCCTGTTCCTCGGCGCGGCTACCTTCCGGCCCCTGTTTCATCGCCTGTTTCCGGGCGCTGCCATCATGATGCGCGACCGGCTGTCGCATCTCAGCTATGCCGGTCAGAAGAAGCTGACGCGCCTGCCCAAGCGCACGGCCATCGTCGCCTTTTCGACCGAAAAAGTCTATGCGATCGCCGAACTGATCCGCCGTCAGCGCGGTGGGGCGGCCGTCGTGATGGGCGGCCTTTCACCGAAAACCCGCAATGCCCAGGTCGATCTGTTTCAGCGCGGCGAGGTCGATTTTCTGGTCGCCACCGATGCCATCGGCATGGGGCTGAATATGGATATTCAGCATGTCGCTTTTTCGGGTCTGAACAAGTTTGACGGCAAGTCATCGCGCCACCTGACGGCGCAGGAAATCGGCCAGATCGCCGGACGGGCAGGGCGGCATATGCAGGACGGCACGTTTGGCGTGACCGGCGAATGCCACGAGCTTGACGAAGATCTGGTTCACGCCATCGAAAATCACCAGTTCACCCCGCTCGATGCGGCGCAATGGCGTAACCACAAGCTCGATTTCTCGACGCTTGACGCCCTGCTGAAAAGCCTGACCCTGCCGTCGCATACGCCGGGCCTGCACCTGGCCAAGGAGGCGCTCGACGAAAAGGCCTTGCGCGCCCTGGCGCAGGACGAAGAGATCGCCGCCAAGATCCGCAATCCGGTGTCGCTGCGCGCCCTGTGGGAAGCCTGCCAGTTGCCTGATTTCCGCAAAGTCGGCCTTGATGAATATCTGAAGCTGGTCAGCTTCCTGTTCTGGTCGCGCCTGTCGCCCGACGGCCTGATTCCCGAAGAATGGTTCGAGGCGCAACTGGACGATCTCGATAAGATGGCCAATTCTGACAACTCCACCAGTGACATTGACACGCTGTCGTCGCGCCTGTCGGGCGTGCGCACCCTGTCCTATATCGCCCATCGCGGCGCCTGGCTGAAGCGCATCGAACACTGGCGCGAGCGGACGCGCGATCTGGAGGATCGCCTGTCCGACAAGCTGCACGAGGCCCTGATGCAGCGCTTTATCGACGCGCGCACCTCGGCCCTTTTGAAGGCGCTCGATTCCGATGAAGCGCCGCGCCCGGAGGTGACGCCCGAAGGTCAGGTGATCATCGAGGGCCACAGTGTCGGCGAGCTGAAAGGCTTGAGCTTCCGGCTCAGCACCTCGCAAAGCCTGATCGAGGACAAGGCCCTGCGGCAGGCGGCCTTTCGCGCCGTGAGGCCCGTGCTGATCGATCGCCTGCGCGCCCTTGGCCAGAGCGCCTCGAAGGCGTTTCGCATCCGTAGCCAGCAGGTCTTGTGGAATCATGAGCCGGTGGCCGAGATCGAGCCGGGCGACTATTTCACGCCGCGTCTGCGCCTGATTGACGGGCCCGATCATCCGGCGCTGACCGAACACGCTATCAAGCGCATCGGCGACTATGTGCGCCAGACGGCGCAGCATCAGTTCAAAAGCCTGTGGAAGGTCAAGCAGGCCGCCGATGCCGAGGGTACGGCGGCGAATGTGCGCGCCATCGCCTTTCGCCTGTATGAAAACGGCGGGGTTCTGCATCGTGACGAAACCCTGAAGCTGTCGCCGGAAGACAAGGCGGCGCTGAAGGCGCTGGGCGTGGCCGGGCACCGCTATGCCTGGTTTCTGCCCGACATGCTGTCACCGAAACTGCGCCCGCTGTTGCAGGCGTTTGGCAAGCTGGAGGGCGGCCCGGCGGAAGGCCAGCGGCAGGCCAGCCAGAAGGGCCAGTTGTTGCTGGACAACTATGGCCCGGTCAGCATGAAGACCCTGTCGCAGCTCGACAGGATCATGAATGGCGGACGTTTCCAGAAGGGCGCCATCTATGTGAAGCCCAGCGATTTTGCGGCGCTTGGCCTGTCGGAGACGCAGCGCGACAAGCTGTTGCAGGCTTTGGGGCTGGTCAAGGTCGAGCCGATCACGGTCGGCGAACCGGTGCCGGTGGTGGCCCCGGCCGAGGACGCGCCGGAGGCTATGGCGGGCAAAAGGCGGCGGCGGCGCGGGCGCAAAGCGGCGGCTGTGGCCGAGGCATCGCCTGTGACAGAAGCGGCCAGCGAAACGGCTGGCGATGTCAGCGAAGCCGTGGTGGAGCCGACCATAGGCGAGGCGGCGCCGGACGTGCCGGAAGCCCCTCAGGCCGGGGTGGAAACGGTTGAAGCCGTCGCTGCCGCCGAACCGCCCGCACCCCTTGCGGAGGCACCGGAAATCACCGCGCCTGTTACAGAAACGCGCGAGGTCGAGCTGATCGGCTGGCGGCAAAAAAGTCTGGAGCCGCGTCCTGCCCGACCGGCGCGCCATCGCCGTTCCGCTGAGGACAAGCCGCGTCAGGAGCGTAAAGCCGAGGCTGGGCGCGGGCCGCGCACCGGCGGCAAGGGCGGCAAGCCAGAGGGTAAGGCGAGCGCGAAACCGGGTGAGCCGAAGCGTTCGAACGAGCCCTATATCAATCCGTTTTCGCCCTTCGCCGATCTGCGCGCCCGCCTGGACAGCAAGGTGGGGCAGGATTAG
- a CDS encoding SLC13 family permease produces MPVPAPLLSALILGGTLILFVSGRLRHDLIALIALFAAVLTGLVKPGQAFAGFGDPAVIAVASVLVVGRTLELSGVAARLARLALPRGGAFSLQLALLMVIAAALSAFMNNIASLVICMPLATELARNHKRPPGAVLMPLSFATILGGMTTLIGTPANMILSSVRHTELGQGFGFFTMTPVGLSVCVAGLAYLALLGWRFLPGRTGTDVPVMPWQVSELQLTEAATISRADIGRILRETTTRLLALLRRNHALAWPADNRLKRTDKLLVLTRSKPEEVAAALPFATRAPAPDPQDITARMVVAHGTGLIGDRYDAIERRSGGTVRLTGMGPRKSIQRQPLDSLTFQTGDQLFLTGPASDIADFAARERLLEIDRSAPAPMEWRGALTALGIFVAAILATVVFNILPALSFLAAAALMAGLGLIKPRETYKAVDWSIIILLAAMIPVGASFETSGAAHIVAEVAARLLTSAPLPLCLACVCTMTLLLSIMLNNVATALIMGPLAIQLAGLLHVAPDALLLAVLIGTSSDFLTPIGHQNNLLVMGPGGYRFADYSRVGALLSMIVVATSACVLSLIYG; encoded by the coding sequence GTGCCCGTGCCTGCCCCCCTGCTCAGCGCCCTTATCCTCGGCGGCACGCTCATCCTGTTCGTGTCGGGTCGGCTGCGCCACGACCTGATCGCCCTGATCGCATTATTCGCCGCTGTCCTGACGGGTCTGGTTAAGCCCGGTCAGGCCTTCGCAGGTTTCGGTGATCCGGCGGTGATCGCTGTCGCTTCGGTGCTGGTGGTCGGGCGCACGCTCGAACTGAGCGGCGTGGCGGCGCGCCTCGCCCGGCTGGCCCTGCCGCGCGGCGGCGCTTTCAGCCTGCAACTGGCCCTGCTGATGGTGATCGCCGCCGCCTTGTCGGCCTTCATGAACAATATCGCCTCGCTTGTCATCTGTATGCCGCTGGCGACCGAACTGGCGCGCAATCACAAACGCCCGCCCGGCGCGGTGCTGATGCCTTTGTCTTTCGCCACCATACTGGGCGGCATGACCACCCTGATCGGCACGCCGGCCAATATGATCCTGTCATCGGTGCGCCATACCGAACTGGGTCAGGGCTTCGGCTTCTTCACCATGACGCCGGTGGGTTTGAGCGTCTGCGTAGCCGGACTGGCCTATCTGGCCCTGCTCGGCTGGCGTTTTCTGCCCGGTCGGACGGGCACCGATGTGCCGGTCATGCCCTGGCAGGTATCCGAACTGCAACTGACCGAAGCCGCCACGATCAGCCGCGCCGACATCGGGCGGATTTTGCGCGAAACCACCACCCGCCTGCTGGCGCTTTTGCGCCGTAACCATGCCCTGGCCTGGCCTGCGGATAATCGCCTCAAACGCACTGATAAGCTGCTGGTGCTGACTCGCTCGAAGCCCGAAGAGGTGGCCGCCGCCCTGCCCTTCGCCACGCGGGCCCCTGCGCCCGATCCGCAGGACATCACGGCGCGCATGGTGGTGGCCCACGGAACCGGCCTGATCGGCGACCGTTATGACGCCATCGAGCGGCGCAGCGGCGGCACGGTGCGCCTGACTGGCATGGGCCCGCGTAAATCGATCCAGCGCCAGCCCCTCGACAGCCTGACCTTCCAGACCGGCGACCAGCTCTTTCTCACCGGGCCTGCATCCGACATCGCCGATTTCGCCGCCCGCGAACGCCTGCTCGAAATCGACCGCAGCGCCCCCGCCCCGATGGAATGGCGCGGCGCCCTGACGGCTCTTGGCATCTTCGTTGCGGCCATCCTCGCAACAGTTGTGTTTAACATACTGCCCGCCCTCAGCTTTCTTGCCGCCGCCGCCCTGATGGCCGGACTGGGCCTGATCAAGCCGCGCGAAACCTACAAGGCCGTGGACTGGAGCATTATCATCCTGCTGGCCGCCATGATTCCGGTCGGGGCCAGTTTCGAGACGAGCGGCGCGGCCCATATCGTGGCCGAGGTCGCCGCGCGGCTGCTGACCTCGGCTCCCCTGCCCCTCTGCCTGGCCTGCGTCTGCACCATGACCCTGCTTCTGTCGATCATGCTCAACAATGTCGCCACGGCCCTGATCATGGGGCCGCTGGCCATCCAGCTCGCCGGACTGCTGCATGTCGCGCCCGACGCCCTGTTGCTGGCGGTGCTGATCGGCACCTCATCGGACTTCCTCACCCCCATTGGCCACCAGAATAATCTGCTCGTCATGGGGCCGGGCGGCTACAGGTTTGCCGACTATTCGCGCGTCGGGGCGCTGTTGTCGATGATCGTGGTGGCCACGTCAGCCTGCGTCCTCAGCCTGATCTATGGCTGA
- the cyoB gene encoding cytochrome o ubiquinol oxidase subunit I has product MSMNLQHLIFGKLTIDSVPWNEPIIMVAGAGMVGAAITVLALVTWFKQWPYLWKEWLTSVDHKKIGVMYIILAIVMLLRGFADALMMRTQQALASNGGEGYLPPHHFDQIFSAHGVIMIFFMSMPFIIGLMNIVMPLQIGARDVAFPYLNSLSFWLTVAGAILVNISLVIGEFAHTGWLAYPPLSELAYSPGVGQDYYIWALQISGLGTLLSGVNLITTIFKMRTPGMGLMQMPIFTWTTLCANALIVAAFPILTVTLAMLGADRYLGMHFFTNEAGGNPMMYVNLIWAWGHPEVYILILPCFGVFSEIVATFSSKPIFGYTSMVYATVCITLLSFMVWLHHFFTMGSGADVNAFFGITTMIISIPTGVKIFNWLFTLYRGRVRLEIPVLWTLAFIITFAIGGMTGVLLAVPGADFVLHNSVFLIAHFHNVIIGGVVFGSMAGMNYWFPKAFGFKLHEGLGKVSLWCWVIGFYIAFMPLYALGLMGMTRRLDYMDNPVWHVYLIVAAAGAGLIFIGILAQIAQIVVSIMQRDKLKDLTGDPWGGRTLEWATSSPPPFYNFAELPVVTGRDAWWAMKVKGVAHKAPAHYEPIHMPRNTPTGFLMGIVAIGLGFGLTWHIWWMAIGALLVMMGLGIVHTFNEDRDYYVPAAEVAAIEAAHLERNKLEG; this is encoded by the coding sequence ATGTCCATGAACCTGCAACATCTTATTTTCGGCAAGCTGACAATTGATTCGGTGCCGTGGAACGAGCCGATCATCATGGTGGCCGGTGCCGGTATGGTCGGCGCGGCCATCACCGTGCTGGCCCTCGTCACCTGGTTCAAACAGTGGCCCTATCTGTGGAAAGAATGGTTAACCAGCGTCGATCACAAGAAGATCGGCGTGATGTACATCATTCTGGCTATCGTCATGCTGCTGCGCGGTTTCGCTGACGCCCTGATGATGCGCACGCAACAGGCGCTGGCCTCGAATGGCGGGGAGGGCTATCTGCCGCCGCACCATTTCGACCAGATATTCTCGGCGCACGGCGTCATCATGATCTTCTTCATGTCCATGCCTTTCATTATCGGCCTGATGAATATCGTCATGCCGCTGCAAATCGGTGCGCGCGACGTGGCCTTTCCCTACCTGAACTCGCTCAGCTTCTGGCTGACCGTGGCGGGCGCGATTCTGGTCAATATCTCGCTGGTGATCGGTGAGTTTGCTCATACGGGCTGGCTGGCCTATCCGCCGCTGTCGGAACTGGCCTATTCGCCGGGCGTCGGGCAGGACTATTATATCTGGGCCTTGCAGATTTCCGGCCTCGGCACGCTGTTGTCGGGCGTCAACCTGATCACCACCATCTTCAAGATGCGCACGCCCGGCATGGGCCTGATGCAGATGCCGATCTTCACCTGGACCACCCTGTGCGCCAATGCGCTGATCGTGGCGGCCTTCCCGATCCTGACGGTCACCCTGGCCATGCTCGGTGCCGACCGTTATCTGGGGATGCACTTCTTCACCAATGAGGCGGGCGGCAACCCGATGATGTATGTCAACCTCATCTGGGCCTGGGGCCACCCGGAAGTCTATATCCTCATCCTGCCGTGCTTCGGCGTCTTCTCAGAAATCGTCGCGACCTTCTCATCAAAGCCTATCTTTGGTTATACGTCGATGGTCTATGCCACGGTCTGCATCACCCTCCTGTCCTTCATGGTGTGGCTGCACCACTTCTTCACCATGGGTTCGGGCGCGGATGTCAACGCCTTCTTCGGCATCACCACCATGATCATTTCGATCCCGACCGGCGTGAAGATCTTCAACTGGCTGTTCACCCTGTATCGCGGACGTGTGCGTCTCGAAATTCCGGTTCTGTGGACGCTGGCCTTCATCATCACCTTCGCCATCGGTGGCATGACCGGCGTGCTGCTGGCCGTACCGGGCGCCGACTTCGTGCTGCACAATTCGGTGTTTTTGATCGCCCACTTCCATAATGTCATCATCGGCGGCGTGGTATTTGGCTCAATGGCGGGCATGAACTACTGGTTCCCCAAGGCGTTCGGCTTCAAGCTGCATGAAGGTCTGGGCAAGGTGTCGCTGTGGTGCTGGGTTATCGGCTTCTATATCGCCTTTATGCCGCTCTATGCCCTGGGCCTGATGGGTATGACGCGCCGTCTCGACTATATGGATAACCCCGTCTGGCACGTTTACCTGATCGTGGCTGCCGCCGGAGCGGGTCTGATCTTCATCGGCATCCTGGCGCAGATCGCCCAGATCGTCGTGTCGATCATGCAGCGCGACAAGCTGAAAGACCTGACGGGCGATCCGTGGGGCGGGCGCACACTGGAATGGGCCACCTCATCGCCGCCGCCCTTCTATAATTTCGCCGAACTGCCTGTTGTGACCGGCCGCGACGCCTGGTGGGCCATGAAGGTCAAGGGCGTGGCGCACAAGGCGCCGGCTCATTACGAGCCGATCCACATGCCGCGCAACACCCCGACCGGATTCCTGATGGGTATTGTCGCCATCGGCCTCGGCTTTGGCCTGACCTGGCATATCTGGTGGATGGCGATAGGCGCGCTGCTGGTCATGATGGGGCTGGGCATTGTCCATACCTTCAATGAAGACCGCGACTATTATGTGCCCGCCGCCGAAGTGGCCGCCATCGAGGCCGCCCATCTCGAACGCAACAAGTTGGAGGGCTGA
- the cyoC gene encoding cytochrome o ubiquinol oxidase subunit III, which produces MSRPATLGESLDPHHDDHAHHDEAPKVTLGFWIYLMSDCILFASVFAGYAVLKDGLAGGPSGHDIFDLPYVAVETALLLISSLTYGLAMISMEANKLKWVFGWLALTALCGLGFMGMEIHEFAKLISEGNGPNRSAFLSAFFLLVGTHGLHVTSGLIWMGTMFVHLGRRGLTPANRIRLMELSLFWHFLDIIWIGVFTIVYLMGAA; this is translated from the coding sequence ATGAGCCGACCCGCGACACTGGGCGAAAGCCTCGATCCCCACCACGACGATCACGCCCATCACGATGAAGCCCCGAAGGTAACGCTCGGCTTCTGGATCTACCTGATGAGCGACTGCATCCTGTTCGCCTCAGTCTTCGCCGGCTATGCCGTGCTGAAGGACGGGCTGGCGGGCGGCCCTTCCGGCCATGATATTTTTGATCTGCCTTATGTGGCGGTTGAAACGGCTTTGCTGCTGATTTCGTCCCTGACCTACGGTCTGGCCATGATTTCGATGGAAGCCAACAAGCTGAAATGGGTTTTTGGCTGGCTGGCCCTGACCGCCCTGTGTGGCCTCGGCTTCATGGGCATGGAAATCCATGAATTCGCCAAGCTGATCTCGGAAGGCAATGGCCCCAACCGTTCGGCCTTTCTGTCGGCCTTCTTCTTGCTGGTCGGCACGCACGGCCTGCACGTCACCTCCGGCCTGATCTGGATGGGCACCATGTTCGTCCATCTGGGGCGTCGTGGCCTGACTCCCGCCAACCGCATCCGCCTGATGGAACTGAGCCTGTTCTGGCACTTCCTCGACATCATCTGGATCGGCGTTTTCACGATTGTTTACCTGATGGGAGCGGCCTGA
- the cyoD gene encoding cytochrome o ubiquinol oxidase subunit IV, which translates to MSTPAKHDSHAKAHGHDDDDHGGAGHGSVGSYLFGFVASVVLTAIPFAMTMMHVLPAHSLVPVIVGIAVVQIIVHLIYFLHMNTSSSQGWNNVVFLFTLVIVCILIGGSLWVMYHMNANMMPGMMMPSASIG; encoded by the coding sequence ATGAGCACACCCGCCAAACACGACAGCCATGCCAAGGCGCACGGCCATGACGACGACGATCACGGTGGCGCGGGCCACGGCTCGGTCGGTTCCTACCTGTTCGGCTTTGTGGCCTCGGTGGTGCTGACGGCGATTCCGTTCGCCATGACCATGATGCACGTCCTGCCTGCCCACAGCCTTGTGCCGGTGATCGTCGGCATTGCCGTGGTGCAGATCATCGTGCACCTGATCTATTTCCTGCACATGAACACCTCGTCGAGCCAGGGCTGGAACAATGTCGTCTTCCTGTTCACGCTCGTCATCGTCTGCATCCTGATCGGCGGCAGCCTGTGGGTCATGTATCACATGAACGCCAATATGATGCCGGGCATGATGATGCCCTCCGCCAGTATTGGCTAG
- a CDS encoding class I SAM-dependent methyltransferase: MVARRNCFICGSDAGPRVAGVDMDVCGLGRVAYGVRCCIGCGLVLQDPVVPPELMARHYAHFAPYTNFSQGEPPLTGPARRMLALVATHDLPSGRVFDVGAATGGMLFHFRRAGWQVSGADLSPEAIRQARELNGIELTLGGCEDALADQRNLDLITLSHVLEHIYAPLPALAAIHAALAREGHFLLEVPCLAEPERCAPGIFSMEHVNYFERVTLTRLLHNAGFTIVSAEVGGDNPLYPVITVLARRTDAAQKDTVSAYEENLAFCEAYTARDRALWQAVEARLHAMLAPGEPVHVWSAGVQSSMLLSRTDLMRHAHVLGLTDRDLRKLGESVEGLPILPPHEVIAAPHRILVGSYSFACDIGNDLRAQGVPPERIVQVY, encoded by the coding sequence ATGGTAGCCAGACGTAACTGTTTCATCTGCGGTTCGGACGCTGGACCGCGTGTCGCCGGGGTCGATATGGACGTCTGCGGGCTCGGCCGCGTCGCCTATGGCGTACGTTGCTGCATCGGTTGCGGGCTGGTGTTGCAGGATCCGGTCGTGCCGCCGGAACTAATGGCGCGTCATTACGCGCATTTCGCACCCTATACGAACTTTTCACAGGGCGAGCCGCCACTCACCGGGCCGGCGCGGCGTATGCTTGCCCTGGTCGCCACGCATGACTTGCCTTCCGGCCGCGTCTTTGATGTCGGCGCGGCCACCGGTGGCATGTTGTTCCACTTCCGCCGCGCGGGCTGGCAGGTATCCGGCGCGGACCTGTCTCCTGAGGCGATCCGTCAGGCCCGCGAACTGAACGGGATTGAACTGACACTGGGCGGCTGCGAGGACGCGCTGGCCGACCAGCGTAATCTCGACCTGATCACCCTCAGCCACGTTCTGGAACATATATATGCGCCCCTTCCGGCGCTTGCGGCCATTCACGCAGCGCTGGCCCGCGAAGGGCATTTTCTGCTGGAAGTACCATGCCTTGCCGAACCGGAACGCTGCGCGCCCGGGATATTTTCGATGGAGCATGTCAATTATTTTGAGCGCGTCACCCTGACGCGACTGCTGCACAATGCCGGATTTACCATTGTCTCGGCCGAGGTTGGCGGCGACAATCCACTCTATCCGGTCATCACCGTGCTGGCGCGTAGAACCGATGCGGCGCAAAAGGATACGGTCAGCGCCTATGAGGAAAATCTGGCCTTTTGTGAAGCCTACACCGCGCGCGACCGGGCGTTGTGGCAGGCCGTAGAGGCACGGCTGCACGCCATGCTGGCCCCAGGCGAACCGGTTCATGTCTGGAGCGCGGGTGTGCAGAGCTCGATGCTCCTGTCACGCACCGACCTGATGCGCCACGCACATGTCCTCGGCCTGACCGACCGCGATTTGCGTAAGCTTGGCGAGAGCGTCGAGGGTTTGCCGATCCTGCCGCCGCACGAGGTGATCGCCGCGCCGCACCGCATTCTTGTCGGTTCCTACAGCTTCGCGTGCGACATCGGCAACGACCTGCGCGCCCAGGGCGTCCCCCCGGAACGCATCGTGCAGGTCTATTAG
- the kduD gene encoding 2-dehydro-3-deoxy-D-gluconate 5-dehydrogenase KduD: MAHPFDLSGKVALVTGANTGLGQGIALALAQAGADIAAAGIVPADETGQKVTALGRKFINIDANLMSIEPVDRIVSETLSGLGGLHILVNNAGLIRRQDAVDFSEKDWDDVMNVNIKGAFFMAQAAGKHMIGQGYGKIINIASMLSFQGGIRVPSYTASKSGIAGITRLLANEWASKGVNTNAIAPGYMATDNTAQIRADEVREKAILDRIPANRWGEPADLGGTAVFLAAPASDYVNGAIIPVDGGWLAR; this comes from the coding sequence ATGGCTCATCCATTCGATCTCAGCGGCAAGGTGGCTCTGGTCACCGGCGCCAATACCGGCCTAGGTCAGGGCATTGCCCTGGCTCTGGCGCAAGCCGGAGCCGACATCGCCGCCGCCGGTATCGTGCCGGCTGATGAAACCGGCCAGAAGGTAACGGCGCTTGGCCGTAAATTCATCAATATCGACGCCAATCTGATGAGCATCGAGCCGGTGGATCGCATCGTCTCCGAGACGCTGTCGGGCCTCGGCGGCCTGCATATCCTCGTCAATAATGCTGGCCTGATCCGCCGTCAGGACGCCGTCGATTTCTCGGAAAAAGACTGGGACGACGTGATGAACGTCAATATCAAGGGCGCTTTTTTCATGGCCCAGGCCGCTGGCAAGCACATGATCGGCCAGGGTTACGGCAAGATCATCAATATCGCCTCGATGCTCAGCTTCCAGGGCGGCATCCGCGTGCCTTCTTACACGGCGTCGAAGTCGGGCATAGCGGGGATTACCCGCCTGCTGGCCAATGAGTGGGCGTCGAAAGGCGTCAACACCAACGCCATCGCGCCCGGCTATATGGCTACTGACAACACGGCCCAGATCCGGGCCGACGAGGTGCGCGAAAAGGCTATTCTCGACCGCATTCCGGCTAATCGCTGGGGCGAACCGGCCGATCTCGGCGGTACGGCAGTCTTTCTGGCTGCCCCGGCTTCGGATTACGTCAATGGTGCCATCATCCCGGTCGATGGCGGCTGGCTGGCGCGGTAA